The following nucleotide sequence is from Paracrocinitomix mangrovi.
TTTAGGATTGGATTTAATTGCTCTAACAATTGCTTTACTAGTATATCTTTTAAAATCGCCTAAAATTTGTTCTGGTTTAGCTTCATTTAGTGCTCTAAAAGCTAGATGAACGTGATTGCTCATGATACACCATGCATATATTTCCATGCCTTTGTGTTTTTGGCAATAAGCTAGACTCTCAATTAAAATTTCTTTATAATCGTTACTGGTAAAAACATCAATCCATTCTACAACAGCAAAGCTCACAAAATAAGCTCCATCTGGATTGTGGAATTTATAGTTTCTACTCATAGAAATTGAATATAGTTAGAAATCAGGAATTTGATTGAGTTTTGGATATCACGCGATATAATCGCGCGATAGCGGGGATTTTGGTAGGGGAAGAAGGCTTATTTCCTTTTCAACTTAATTTTTTCTTTACCTAATATCAGATAATCTCCTTCTTGGATTTCTCCATCATAAATAACTTTCTCGTGAACAAATTCTGTTAGCAGTAATTTATCATCTTTAAATACCCAATTGTATTGCTTGTAATTTCTAGTCTCCTTATTCTTGAATGTTATGACATCAAGATTTTTGTGCATGTGCAAAGTTCCAAAATAGTTGCGCACTTCATATGAGTCATATCCTTCAAAACCACTTAATTGTCCATTTTCTCCAAAAACTACTTCATTGTTGGTAGTTGTATTTATATACTTTCCTTCAAAAAACTGCTTATTGAAATAATCAGTCACATTTTCACCAATTACATAAAAGTCCTTGTTCTCTTTTGTAAAATAACTTAGATCATCTCTCTTTCTGAAAGTATAAAAAGTTGAGTCAACTCTTTCTGCATTTGGGTATTGAATTAGGTTTAATACTGAATCATTTAAAATGAGATACCAATTGTCTTGTGAAATATTTGAAACCAAGGTTGATATTGTATCAGACTTAGTATTTATCAAAAATTGATCATGTTCAATTGAACCGTAAGATTTGATAGAATCATGCTCTATTTCTAAAATTATTGCAAACCATGTAGGGATTTGAACTCGATACTTTGCAATTTCTTTGTTGGCTATAATGGTATCAAAATAATTGGTTAATCCCCAAGTTCCGTTGAGGTTAGAATCTGAAAGCTCAACAAGGCTAGAATCACTTTTACTTTCGATATTTTGATTTGCATCATTATCCTGATTCGTAGCACCGGAATTGCAAGCCACAAGTGCAATGATTCCTAATAGGTAGATTAAATGCTTCATTCTAAGTTTTGGTAATTGTTGGAATTAGTTCAAGTTTAGGATATCGCGTGATTAGGGTAACTATTTCTTTATAAATTTCCGCACCATTATTTGGTCCTTTAATTGAAATTTGACCAAATAAAGGCCGGTTGGTATAGAGGATACATTTATGGTTGATTCATTGGTAGACAATTTTTTCTGCAATACCAAAGCTCCCTCCATATTGTAAACATCAACGCTAACTGTTTCTTTAAATTGAGATGTTATATTTAATAGTTGTTCGGTAGGATTTGGGAAAATTTCAAAATTATCTTCCATGAAAAACGGAGTTCCGAGTCCATTAATTTCGTTCCACATAATAATAAATGAATCATATCCCTGTACACTTGAATTCATTATATAATTGGTTGAATCAGGGTCAAAATCAATATTTCCAAAAAAGGACCCGGTTAAGTATATCTTATCATTCGGTTTGAATTGAATTTTGCAATCTATGAAAGTATTGTTATCACCACCAATTTGTCTGGCCCAACTAAAACTACCATTTTCATCAAGTTTTAATACGTAAAGATCTAATGCGCTGGCAGAAATGAAGTTGACAGCATTAGGACCCGGATCACAGTCTATTGTGTCTGAAAATCTACCTATACCATAAATCTCTCCATTTTCATTTGTTGAAACGGAGGCTCCTTCTGCATAATTATATCCGGTTATTTGTTTTGTAAATACAAAGTTTCCTGAAGCATCTAACTTGTTGATAAAAGCATCATTTGTATAAAAACCGATAGAGTTATTGGAATTCAGTACAAATGGATTTGAAGAGACCAATGGGTTAAAATCTACAACTCCGGTAAATGTTCCCATTGTTATAACATTATAATTGTAATCTACTGTAATAGAGTTAGGTAAAACATCTCCAATTCCTTCTACAATCATTGAATTTGCCCAAATTAATTCACCATTACTTGAATATTTGCAAATAAACCCACTGGATAATGAACTTGGACCAATCAATTCAAACGAGTTTCCACTTGGATCAAAATCAACCGTGTCAGCGAATTGCCCCGTGATATAAATACTATTCAAATCATCATGACAAAGTGAGTTTATAAGATCGTAACCACTACTGTTACCTAAATTAAATGCCCATAAGAAATTACCTGCAGAATCTAATTTAGTAATATACATGTTAGAAGAACCAACTCCAGAAGGGTCTAGATTGTAAACTCCAGGCCCGGGATCCATGTCAATTTGAAAATTAAATTTTCCTCCAAAGCAAATGTTGTTTTCGCTATCCAGGTGCATTGCTGATAATATAGTTCCGTAAGAATTACCAACATTTTTGACCCATACAAAATTGCCATTTCCATTCAATTTTAATACGTATAGAGAATTTACCGGGCTACTTGTTAATATTTGGTTTTGAGGTCCCGGATCAAAGTCAACCGAGTCTTCAAAAATGCCCGCTATGTAAACGTTTTCCTCTTCATCAGTTTGGATTCCCGCTACAGATTCATTACCGGGTCCGCCAATCTGTTTGGCCCAAATAAAGTTTCCATCCGGATCTAATTTTAAAATAAATACATCATCACCTCCATTGGAAGTCATAATAAATGTATTAGGTCCCGGATCAAAGTCGGCACTTCCTTGAAAAATGCCGGTTACATAAACATATCCTGAATCGTCAACAAAGAGTTTTTCACTGTTATCAAATGCGCCGTTAATTTGTTTGGCCCAACCCAGTTGTGGATCCTGTGAAAAACTACAATAGCCGGATAACAATAAAAGAATTAGAAATAAATTTTTCATCTTGTTTTGGGATGTATGAAAAGTTCTCTGAAAGTAAATGAAAAAATTGTAACAGCATGTATCAATTTATAGAGAATTTAAGAGAGTTTCATAGTTTACTCCTTATGACGAAATAGTAATGACAAGGAATAAAAAATTGAAATTAGGAAAAAAAATATTCAATTTTTATTGGTGTTTGAGTAATTCGTTTTTAACTGTGCTGTCTATTCTTGCATTTAAACTATCTCGGTTGAGTCCAAGACTGTCAACAACTTTGTCACTTTTGTTAATTAAGTTTAGAGTACGTTCTTTCAAATTTTCCATGGTATTATAGACAGAAGAATCATTTATTACTTCTTCACTCTTGAACTCTTTTTTGGTGGGATGATTATTATCGCAACTACTACTAAGTAGGATAAGACCTAAAGCTATTATTAAATTGTTGCTCATAAGAGTTGAATATTGTTAGAAATGAGGGATTTGATTGAGTTTTAATATCACACGATACTCCCGATAACTATCGAGATGCGCGATAGCGGGGGTATTTGAATCCAACCATTACCTCAATTAAGCCATGAAGCTTTGTGTCCTATTTAATCAAGATTTTGCCTCTGGCAATTTTGTTGCGACTGCGATTACTGAGTACATAACTGTATAAGCCAGATTGAAGTAAATCTGCATCTAAATTGATCATTTCTTCCTGGCAATCATCTTTCTTGAAAACTAGTTTCCCTGAAGTATCATAGATGCTCAAACTAAAAGCTTGTGCTTCTTTATTTTCAAACTTGATCACAAATAAATCGTCTGCCGGATTTGGAATAACAGTAGATGAAATGGTAGAAGCTGAAAGTTCTTCTATCCCTTCTACATAATCAATAAATGAGAAATCATCAAACATAAGACCACCAAGTGTGTCAGGATTGTTGTCGGATATGAAAGTGAATTTATAAAGAACAGTGTCACCATATTGAATATTGAACACAGAACCTAAGCCGGCAACATTTACGCTAAACTGTTGCCATCCATTAGAATTCCCTGTAAATGTAGGTTTCAGTGTTTCCCAACTATAATAGCTGCTATAAACAGTGTCATTGATTAAATCAATCCAGGTGGTACCATTGTCCGGTGAAAATTCAAGATAACCGTTGTCATTCAGTGAATCAGTCTGCACCTTGTAAAAACCAGCAATTACAGCCGTATGTTGATATTCAAATCCTCCACCGCTTTCAGTATTGGTGAAGATAAAAGAAGAAGTGTCATTTGTAGGGTAATAATTTACCGTATCTGTGATAATCACATTAGGAACTGAATAGGCAGTAGACAATACTGCTTTTTGAGGTGGACCTATTTGCCAGATATTATTGGGATTGCTAACCGTATCAATAAATAATTGATGGTTGTGGGTAGTATCTTCAAAATCCATTATGTAAGTATCAGATAACCATTGGGCCTGTCCAATATTAAAAGAGATCAAACCAATTAGAGAGAGTATTATATTTTTCATAATCAATTAGTTAGGGTAATGATAAATGAAGTTAATAATAAGTTTTGGAATTGAGCATGAAAATAAATCATCAAAAAAGGCTTTTGATTGAACTATTTATTCAAGTACTTATTATGTTGATTATGTGGGAGATGAGGGCTGTAGGTTTTGTATTAATATTAGTTTTCTACTTTGAGTCATATTAGTCACAAAACCAACGAAGAGATAACTATCTTCGTTCTTAGATTTATGGTAAAATATCTTACACTAACTGTTTTTGGCTTTTTGTGTCTCTACTCCTGTAAAAAGGAGTGTGACGCAAGCAATCCTGCAGTTTCAGATGTACAAACTGATACCATTTATCCGAATCAATATTTTCCTGCATATCCAGGATCATGGTGGGAGTATACAGACTCTTCAGTAATTACAATAGATGATAATTGGTTTAATCATTTAGTTGAATTGGAAGGGGAAGAAGATAAGCACGGTTGTCAAACTATAATAGAGCAACACAACTTTGTTCCAAAAACTGATGACGATTTTGTCGTTTATGGAGGAACCATAAAGAAACTTGTATATCAAACCATTGGATCTGAATGGGGATATCAAGATACCGGTTATGAGATAATTTTATTTCCAACAACTTCAGATGGTGTTTTATTTTCTGAAGGATATGGACGAAGTTGGCGAGCATACTATGAATCGGTAGATT
It contains:
- a CDS encoding REP-associated tyrosine transposase, whose protein sequence is MSRNYKFHNPDGAYFVSFAVVEWIDVFTSNDYKEILIESLAYCQKHKGMEIYAWCIMSNHVHLAFRALNEAKPEQILGDFKRYTSKAIVRAIKSNPKESRREFLLNTFKKAADTSSNVDNYQFWRHDNKPIEIWSNKVISEKIRYIHNNPVKAGLVYRAEDYKYSSATDYAGNIGLLEDVVLVSVD
- a CDS encoding T9SS type A sorting domain-containing protein, with the protein product MKNLFLILLLLSGYCSFSQDPQLGWAKQINGAFDNSEKLFVDDSGYVYVTGIFQGSADFDPGPNTFIMTSNGGDDVFILKLDPDGNFIWAKQIGGPGNESVAGIQTDEEENVYIAGIFEDSVDFDPGPQNQILTSSPVNSLYVLKLNGNGNFVWVKNVGNSYGTILSAMHLDSENNICFGGKFNFQIDMDPGPGVYNLDPSGVGSSNMYITKLDSAGNFLWAFNLGNSSGYDLINSLCHDDLNSIYITGQFADTVDFDPSGNSFELIGPSSLSSGFICKYSSNGELIWANSMIVEGIGDVLPNSITVDYNYNVITMGTFTGVVDFNPLVSSNPFVLNSNNSIGFYTNDAFINKLDASGNFVFTKQITGYNYAEGASVSTNENGEIYGIGRFSDTIDCDPGPNAVNFISASALDLYVLKLDENGSFSWARQIGGDNNTFIDCKIQFKPNDKIYLTGSFFGNIDFDPDSTNYIMNSSVQGYDSFIIMWNEINGLGTPFFMEDNFEIFPNPTEQLLNITSQFKETVSVDVYNMEGALVLQKKLSTNESTINVSSIPTGLYLVKFQLKDQIMVRKFIKK
- a CDS encoding T9SS type A sorting domain-containing protein; amino-acid sequence: MKNIILSLIGLISFNIGQAQWLSDTYIMDFEDTTHNHQLFIDTVSNPNNIWQIGPPQKAVLSTAYSVPNVIITDTVNYYPTNDTSSFIFTNTESGGGFEYQHTAVIAGFYKVQTDSLNDNGYLEFSPDNGTTWIDLINDTVYSSYYSWETLKPTFTGNSNGWQQFSVNVAGLGSVFNIQYGDTVLYKFTFISDNNPDTLGGLMFDDFSFIDYVEGIEELSASTISSTVIPNPADDLFVIKFENKEAQAFSLSIYDTSGKLVFKKDDCQEEMINLDADLLQSGLYSYVLSNRSRNKIARGKILIK